In Methanomassiliicoccales archaeon, the genomic stretch AGGCTTATTCCACCGGAAAAGGCAAGTTGAGGGTGAGAGCAAGAACTCAGATTGAGGAATTTGAGAACAGGAAGAGAATAGTTGTTACAGAAATCCCCTACCAGGTCAATAAGTCTAACTTGATCGAAGCGATCGCAGAGCTCGTTAGGGACAAGAAAATCGATGGCATTGTTGATCTTAGAGACGAATCAGACCGCGAAGGCATGAGGGTTGTTATCGAACTTCGAAAGGATGTGATGGAGAATATCGTACTTAATCAGCTGTTCTCTCATACTCAGATGGAGGTTACGTTCGGAGTCATAAACCTCGCCCTCGTCAACAACGAACCAAAGATACTGACACTTAAGGAAACTTTGCAGCATTTTATTGATTACAGAAAAAATGTTGTCACGAGGAGAACGAAGTTCGAGTTGGAGGAGGCAAAGAAGCGAGAACACATTTTGCAGGGTTTGATGAAGGCGGTTGACGCGCTGGATGATACCATTATGCTGATTCGAGCTTCGAAGACTCCCGAGGAGGCAAGGGTCGGGCTTATCAATCGATTATTGATTACTGAAGAGCAGGCAAAGGCTATTCTTGATATCAAACTCCAGCGCTTGACAGGTCTTGAAATTGAAAATCTTAAGAAGGAATTCTTTGAAATCGAAAATAGAGTGAGGGAATTGGAGGGCATTCTCGCGGATGAGAAAAAGATCTTGGAAATCATCAAGAATGAAATGCTCGAGATCAGAGAAAAACACGGGGACGAGCGAAAAACTGAGATCGTTCACGATGTGCAGGAAATAGACCTAGAGGATCTTATTCCCGATGAAGAAATGGTCATCATTGTTACGCATGATGGCTATATAAAGAGGGTGCCTTTAGATACTTACAAGCAGCAAAGAAGGGGCGGCGTCGGTCTCATAGGAATGGAAACAAAAGAGGAGGATTACGTGACTAACCTCTTTGTTACATCAACGCACAATTATCTGATGTTCTTTACGAATTTAGGAAAAGTCTACTGGCTCAAGGCATATCAGGTGCCGGTGGGAAGCCGTCAATCCAAAGGAAAACCTATCGTCAATTTGCTCCCTGCAATGGCTGAGGGTGAAAAAATACTGGATACCATTGCTGTTAAAGAATTTGATGAAAACCATTTCCTCGTTTTTTCAACGAAGAAAGGCTTCATCAAGAAGACACCACTTACGGCATATTCCCATGTGAGGTCGTCAGGAATAATCGCATTGGGCCTTACGGAAGGTGATGAGCTCGTCGATACGAGGCTCACCGACGGCACGAAAGAGATAATCATTGCTACAAAAGGCGGGCAAGCGGTGCGGTTTAGCGAGACAGAGGTGAGACCGATGGGAAGGGCGGCAAGAGGAGTCATTGGAATTAGGCTTAATCCAGGTGATGAAGTCGTCAGCATGGCCGCAGTATCAGCAAACTCGATGCTCTTATCCGTTACTGAGAATGGATACGGAAAACTCTCCCCCGTTCCAGAGTACAGGAAGACGAGGAGGGGCGGGAAGGGCGTAATTACGATCAAAACTGGCGAGAGAAATGGCAAGGTCGTCTCAGTGCTCGATGTTGCGGAAAATGACGAGCTCATCATCACGAGTACACAGGGGATGGTCATTAGAATTCCGGTCTCTGATATTAGAGTAATGGGAAGGGCCACGATGGGCGTCAAGATCATGAAGCTTCGGGAAGGCGATAGGGTTACTGCGGTGGCTCGACTCATAGGTGAGAAGGAAGAAAAAATGGTCGAGATGGCCCAGATAACGGAAGATAAAGATATGATTCCAAAAGAATCACCAGAAGATCTTTTCGAGGAAGAGGATGAGCCAGGAGAATAGTAATAGATACATATTCAACTCGATGCGATTGCAGACTTATGACGAGAAATCTATTAGTTAAAATAAACGAGAGATAAACAAAACATTAAACCCAAACATTAATTTCAATAGCCAATATTTCTTGATTTTAGTCTCTCAGAATGAGTCATTTGATAATTTTGCGCGATTTCGTCCTCTTCTTCAGTCTTACCTGCTAAATGTTGAGAAACGATGTGAAAAAGTTTTATTAATGGTCATATCAATGGATTCCCCAGGTGCTGGTGCGCATTATGTTCAGAAATTCAATTCAGGGGCTTGAGAAAATATTCAGGACCGATATTGACGCGCCGAAGGTAGTGCTGGTAACTGGGCCGCCTGGATCTCTCAAGACGAGTTTTACTTATTCTCTCATATCTGCTTATCTTGAGAAAACAGATGAATGCGGTCTATATGTTACATTGGAAGAGACTGCGGACAGTCACCTCAAGAATATGAGAAGCCTAGGAATAGAGATCGCTCCAAAACTCGAGATTTCCGATTTTACCGATCTCAGAGATCTAGATGAGGTGATCGAGTCGGAGGCGCCGACGGACTACCTGCATTTTGTTGAGCAAGTCATTTCGTATTATAGAAAGAAGCACCAGGAGAAATTTACTATCTTTGCACTGGACTCACTTGGCGCACTGTATTCTCTTATGGACGAAACGAAAGGTATGCGGAAGAAAATGTTCTATTTCTTCAAAACGCTCCGTGATCTCAATCTCATTTCATTCATTATAATGGAGAAGACTCAGGGGGAATCCGTTGAGTTTGTTGGTAACGAGCTATTTTTGGCCGATGGTATCATCGAGCTTGGAATTGATCGCACACGTGGAAAATTAGCGAGGTATGTCAGAGTGGAAAAGATGAGAGCATGTGAGCACAGCATGGAAAAACATACGATTGAAATAGGAACAAATGGGCTGATGGTATTGGGCCCCACGCTGGTGTAGGTGATGTTTGGCGAAGTAATTGTGGTTAATATCATAATATCGCGATAGCTATAGGTGAATGGAAGGTGATTTGACAGGAGGAGTTGTTGTGTCGTCGCAGGACAGTATTCCAATATGGCAGGTTATTGAAGAATTCAAAGAAAAGATAAAAACTCAAGATGCGGAAATGAAGAAACGTAAGGAAGAGCTCGATGCAAGGGAATCTGAGCTAAAAGAGCGCAAAAAGCAGCTCGACGAGTACGCTGAAGCTCTGAGCAAGAAAGAACATGAACTAAGAGACTGGGAATCCAAGTTGATCCCTAGGGAGCAGGCGGCGAGAAAAGCTGAGAAGGAAATGGAGGCGCTTGAAAAGGAACTAAGAATAAGAGAAGAGGAGCTGCATAACGCCCGACTCATAATTGAGAAACGCCAGAAGGAAATTACTGAACAGGAAACCCAGATTTTGAAGTTGAGAGAAGAGGCAAAGGGATATGAAGAGCGTATCAAGAATGCAGCGGAAAAGGTGCTCGCTATTGAAGAAAAAGTCCTTGCTGGTGAACAGGAATTGAAGAGGGTTCTTGAAGAGATTTCTGGAAGGCGCGAGGAATTGCTTGCGAAGATCAAGACATTCCAGGAACAGCAGGAGTTGCTCGAAGAGAGCAAGTCGATTCTCATCAATGAACAAAAGAGACTTGTTGAATGGGAAAAGATATTGAACGACCGTGAAGAAGCCCTCAGTGCGCGCGAGAGAGTTCTCGTGAGGAGGGAGGAATTGCTTTCTGGGCTACCAACAGGCGAGGAACTTGCACCGGAGTCCGCAGTTGAACCGTCTCATGGTGTATCGATTTCTGACGTCCCAGTTTCAGAAACGGCGACCGTGAAAGAGACTGGAACTATGGCGCCCACAGCTTCTGTATCAGGTGAAGAGAAGCCCGCTTCTAGCGGGGAAATCAAGTCAGAGTATGTTTCTGAGGAAAGGGCTGTTTTGGGAGAGAAAGGCAGCGTGGTGGCAGAAGAAGTGCCGATCAAGGAGGAGCAACCTCTGTCTCGTCCAGAATACCGGGAGACATTCTGCCCAAATTGTCGTACAATAGTTGATGTTGATGCGGAAAAGTGCTATGCATGTGGATATTTATTGAAGCAAAAGGAGAGGGCGGGGGAAGTGTCCGTACAGGCAGAAGAAACTGAAAAGGTGCCTGGAGAAAAGCCCATGGCGGAGACGCCAGTATCAGCAGCTTCCGAAAAGACTGAGGAGAAGCCGGAAGGCGAGGCAGAGAAAGAAACGGTAGTTAAACGTCCTATATCAATCAAAAAAATTATAAGAAAGAAATGATCTCTCTGATGCAGGAAGTTGCCTTATTGCATTGAAGTAATTTATTGCAGGCCACCGTGAATAGATTGCACTTATCCTATTTTTCATTTTTATTGTTGGCTATACATGAGGGAAAGTATTTCATTTAAGAATTGTGAAAGTGACAGAAATAAGAAAAAGATGTTTCTGTTTTATTGGTTTGATCTGGTATTTAGTAAAACAATTTCGTTGTTCACGGCGTTCAATTTTTTCGGTCTAATGCTGGATTGATGCAGCAATTTGCTATCATGAAAAAAAATTTCTACGATGCCATGTGTTTTATGAATATAGCCCAGTAACTCAGAGAAATGAGTATATTTTATACAATTCGAATGTAAGTTCCCATACTCCTCCAAAATCAATGATTCATCAATCTCCAATAATGCTTATTGATCATTGCTTCTTATCATTTTATATTACCTGAAAAGATATGTATTTATAATCACTAATATCTAACATCATCTGGCGGAAATATATTTGGTGGGACAATGTTACGGTCAAATTTGGTAGTTAAATCCATAAGCATGCTGATCGTCTGGAGCTTTGTTTTTTCCTCTCTGGCTGGGCTATTTCTTTTCGCTTTGCCGGAAGGAGTTCGAGCATCATCACCAAGTGGGGATGTCATAATCGGCGAAGATTATCCTAATGCCTACTGGGAGATAAATGGCACAATATGTAACATGAGAGGAAACCTCATCATTCGGTCAGGCGGGATAGTTAATGTTGTAAACGGTGGCATAGTTTTCAACCAAGACACTGGTCCTGACGGCGTTGCGGGAACCTCCGATGATCATGTTTATACTTTGGTTATTGAAGACGGTGGAAAACTCATATTGAACAATTCGATTCTTACCACAAATCTCTATCAAATCAACGCTTTCCCCAGTCTAGGAGTCGTGGTGAGGAACAACGGAATTTTGGAAGTGATTGATTCCACGCTAAAATTCCCTGGCCACATTCTCATCGATAACTCGACACTTATAATGAGAAATTCGAGGACCTCTGGGCACTCAGCATCGGATATTATTGCTTACTGTGATCAGACGCAATTCCCTGTTCAATTTTATGATGATTTTGCGACAATCGCTCTTATTTCTTCTGAAGTATACTTTTACGATTGTGAGATTGAGGATCTCCTGGAAGGGGTAGCAATCCCAACATCGTATGATCATCAATATCAATTTGCATGGGACGACGGATCCAAAGTTACAGTTGTTTACAATCTGACGAGAAATGTCAACGCGATTGGGACTAGCAATACGGCAATCGGAGAACTATCTGATTTGTTGTTTGACGATAGCAATCTATTTGCTGTAGCCCCAGGTGAAATCCTGGCAACAGATGGTATTAATCTAGGTGGCTTGGCATTTGACAAGGGAGATGGTGTTACAGTAACTCTTTATGTGAAATATAAGACGGACCCTGGTTACGATGGAAGTAATGTAATTGAATGGTCTTTCAGGAATGGTGCATCATCATCATCGGGAATTCAGCCATCAGATACAGCTGAACCATATAATCCTTCAATAAACGAAGAAGTCACAGCATATGCTACACTTCCAGACATGTCTTCTACGGATTTAAGCAAGATAAACATTACTTTTGAAAACGACGATAGCCTCGATAGGAATGTTTACTTCAACCGTATCTGGGTCGGAATTGAGATCCCACTGCCTAGCTATAGAAACATCACCCTTGTGGGCTCGACAAAGTTGACGGCAATCAACACTTATTTATCAGTCGATTTTTCAGACGATCCATCGGAGCATAATCAGCTGATTGTCCGGGATTCTTCGGTTGCTTATCTTTACGGAGTTTACGCGGATATGGAGCAAGGAACGGTGGGAGCATCAGCATATCTAACAGAAGACAATACGCTGACCGTACTTCCATATGCCAGAGGAGGGGATGACGATACTGGCCAACCGCTGGCAAATCTAATGGCTGATGATAATAACTATTATTCAGTTGTAAACGGAGCTACAATGCACATATCTGGATTTAATGCGA encodes the following:
- a CDS encoding ATPase domain-containing protein; its protein translation is MLVRIMFRNSIQGLEKIFRTDIDAPKVVLVTGPPGSLKTSFTYSLISAYLEKTDECGLYVTLEETADSHLKNMRSLGIEIAPKLEISDFTDLRDLDEVIESEAPTDYLHFVEQVISYYRKKHQEKFTIFALDSLGALYSLMDETKGMRKKMFYFFKTLRDLNLISFIIMEKTQGESVEFVGNELFLADGIIELGIDRTRGKLARYVRVEKMRACEHSMEKHTIEIGTNGLMVLGPTLV